A genome region from Nicotiana tabacum cultivar K326 chromosome 13, ASM71507v2, whole genome shotgun sequence includes the following:
- the LOC107767596 gene encoding protein MIZU-KUSSEI 1-like yields the protein MVEPQSKLPPPPPTPPTTPLSLVKPSSKNNKKRPVKIFRAFRNVFRSFPIITPVCKLPSLPGGRLPENKTGITGTLFGYRKGRVSLSIQENPGTLPNLVIDLAMQTNVLQKEMSLGMVRIALECEKRPDNNNNNNNNNHKEKTKLLDEPLWTMFVNGKKSGYCAKRDATEEDLHLMEVLKAVSMGAGVLPPAKSDLEGHVDDEMAYMRAHFERVVGSKDSETLYMLSPDGNSEPELSIFFVRI from the coding sequence ATGGTAGAGCCACAATCAAAattaccaccaccaccacctacTCCACCTACAACTCCATTATCCCTAGTCAAACCTTCttcgaaaaataataaaaaacgaCCCGTAAAAATCTTCAGAGCCTTTCGCAATGTGTTCCGGTCCTTCCCTATAATCACACCCGTATGTAAACTCCCTTCCCTCCCCGGCGGCCGTTTACCTGAAAACAAAACCGGCATCACGGGCACGTTATTCGGATACAGAAAAGGTCGTGTTAGCCTCTCGATCCAAGAAAACCCAGGAACTCTACCTAATCTGGTCATCGACCTGGCCATGCAGACCAACGTGTTGCAAAAGGAAATGAGCCTCGGGATGGTGCGAATTGCGTTGGAATGCGAGAAAAGACCcgataataacaataacaataataataataatcataaggAGAAAACAAAGCTTCTTGATGAGCCATTATGGACTATGTTTGTAAATGGGAAAAAAAGTGGCTATTGTGCAAAGAGAGATGCCACGGAGGAAGATCTCCATCTCATGGAGGTTCTTAAGGCGGTGTCCATGGGCGCCGGCGTGTTGCCGCCGGCGAAATCCGACTTGGAAGGACACGTGGACGATGAGATGGCGTACATGAGAGCACATTTTGAACGAGTAGTGGGATCAAAGGATTCGGAAACCCTATACATGTTGAGCCCAGACGGAAATAGTGAACCTGAATTGAGTATTTTCTTTGTGAGGATATGA